From a region of the Rhabdothermincola sediminis genome:
- the cobM gene encoding precorrin-4 C(11)-methyltransferase, with protein sequence MISFVGAGPGAPDLLTVRAVDRLRNADVVVWAGSLVAPEALEHCRDDAVVHDSRSMTLEEICEVFAAHPDAAIVRLHSGDPTLYGAIGEQIAWCVAHDRAFEVVPGVSSFTAAAAAAGCELTLPGVAQSVVLTRLAAGTAASVPERETVRAFATAGATMALFLSVRHVEQLVEELLADGSGYEASTPVVVASRVSRADEQLLTTSIGELAATVARAGLTDTTMILVGPALAAAGGRRSHVYDPTYGTRFRRSASRVDAARGAPVHRSPSPGPVAEGPR encoded by the coding sequence ATGATCTCGTTCGTGGGCGCCGGCCCGGGCGCGCCCGACCTCCTCACCGTGCGGGCCGTGGACCGGCTGCGCAACGCCGACGTGGTCGTGTGGGCAGGCTCGCTCGTCGCGCCGGAAGCGCTCGAGCACTGCCGGGACGACGCGGTCGTCCACGACTCGCGGTCCATGACCCTCGAGGAGATCTGCGAGGTCTTCGCCGCACACCCGGACGCGGCCATCGTGCGGCTGCACTCCGGCGACCCGACACTCTACGGGGCGATCGGCGAGCAGATCGCCTGGTGCGTCGCCCATGACCGAGCGTTCGAGGTCGTCCCGGGTGTCTCGTCGTTCACCGCCGCCGCCGCGGCCGCGGGCTGCGAGCTCACCCTGCCGGGGGTGGCGCAGTCGGTGGTCCTGACCCGGCTGGCCGCGGGCACCGCCGCCTCCGTGCCCGAGCGCGAGACGGTGCGCGCCTTCGCTACCGCGGGGGCCACCATGGCGCTGTTCCTCTCGGTGCGGCACGTGGAGCAGTTGGTGGAGGAGCTCCTGGCGGACGGTTCGGGCTACGAGGCGTCGACCCCGGTCGTGGTCGCGTCACGGGTGAGCCGAGCCGACGAGCAGCTGCTCACCACCTCGATCGGCGAGCTGGCCGCGACCGTGGCGCGGGCCGGTCTCACCGACACCACCATGATCCTCGTCGGCCCGGCGCTCGCGGCGGCGGGTGGGCGCCGCAGCCACGTGTACGATCCCACCTACGGCACCCGGTTCCGGCGGAGCGCGTCCCGAGTCGACGCAGCTCGGGGCGCACCGGTCCACCGCTCGCCGTCGCCCGGCCCGGTCGCGGAGGGGCCACGATGA
- a CDS encoding SAM-dependent methyltransferase, whose product MHKSSIYLPDDLKQALSQRASAAGRSEADLIRHAITLLLSRDQPAPGTPADSDPASLALPRPGLVGVGVGPGDPSLITRRAVAVLAEADRVVTVSTDARSIGRAEAVVRSTVPLAAIQRVAFDLDPQARGRSMSELVGAVSAALDVGELVAVAVLGDPAQWTVFPDLVQRIRPARPAVPIVAVPGITAYQAAAAEAAIALGGGGGSLVVTADPRRAADAARAGDAVVLHKADTTGEVVRTLAEETGRDDALLAELTGLPGERMVPARSAPDGPIAYLSAVIVPALAGAATGR is encoded by the coding sequence GTGCACAAGTCGTCGATCTACCTCCCCGACGATCTGAAACAGGCGCTCTCGCAGCGGGCGTCTGCCGCCGGTCGCTCCGAGGCGGACCTCATCCGCCACGCCATCACCCTCCTCCTGAGCCGGGACCAGCCGGCGCCGGGCACGCCGGCCGACAGCGATCCAGCGTCGCTCGCCCTTCCCCGCCCGGGCCTGGTCGGCGTGGGGGTCGGCCCCGGAGACCCGTCGCTGATCACCCGCCGGGCGGTCGCCGTGCTCGCCGAGGCCGACCGGGTGGTCACGGTCAGCACCGACGCCCGCTCCATCGGCCGGGCCGAAGCCGTCGTCCGCTCGACGGTCCCGCTGGCAGCCATCCAGCGCGTCGCCTTCGACCTCGACCCTCAGGCCCGGGGGCGGTCGATGTCCGAGCTGGTCGGCGCCGTGTCCGCGGCGCTCGACGTCGGCGAGCTCGTCGCGGTGGCCGTGCTCGGCGATCCGGCGCAGTGGACCGTCTTCCCCGACCTCGTGCAGCGCATCCGCCCCGCCCGACCTGCGGTCCCGATCGTCGCGGTGCCTGGCATCACCGCCTACCAGGCGGCGGCGGCCGAGGCGGCGATCGCCCTCGGCGGGGGCGGTGGGAGTCTGGTCGTCACCGCGGATCCCCGGCGTGCCGCCGACGCCGCCCGCGCCGGGGATGCCGTGGTCCTGCACAAGGCCGACACCACCGGTGAGGTGGTGCGCACCCTGGCCGAGGAGACCGGGAGGGACGACGCGCTCCTCGCCGAGCTGACCGGACTGCCCGGTGAGCGCATGGTGCCGGCTCGCAGCGCTCCCGACGGCCCGATCGCCTATCTGAGCGCCGTCATCGTCCCCGCCCTCGCCGGCGCTGCGACCGGGCGATGA